The following are encoded together in the Candidatus Binataceae bacterium genome:
- a CDS encoding MerR family DNA-binding protein yields MATSRLTIGELAKRAGVNRETIRYYERRRLLAHSARTMAGYRVFPDDAVDRLRFIRHAQALGFTLEEIRELLGLRLDERSSCEQVRGRAARKLADVEAKIAALKRIRRVLGRLVRACEARRPTAPCPILESLAAPDARARKEELQ; encoded by the coding sequence GTGGCTACGTCGCGGCTCACGATCGGCGAGCTGGCCAAGCGCGCGGGCGTCAATCGCGAGACGATCCGCTACTACGAGCGGCGCCGGCTGCTCGCGCACTCGGCGCGCACGATGGCGGGCTATCGGGTCTTTCCCGACGACGCGGTGGATCGGCTGCGCTTCATCAGGCACGCCCAGGCGCTCGGCTTCACGCTCGAAGAGATCCGCGAGCTGCTCGGCCTTCGGCTCGATGAGCGCAGCTCCTGCGAGCAGGTCCGCGGGCGTGCGGCGCGCAAGCTGGCGGACGTGGAGGCGAAGATCGCGGCGCTTAAGCGCATCCGCCGCGTCCTCGGCCGGCTTGTCCGCGCGTGCGAGGCGCGCCGCCCCACCGCTCCATGTCCGATCCTGGAGAGCCTTGCCGCGCCGGATGCGCGCGCCCGGAAGGAGGAACTCCAATGA
- a CDS encoding DMT family transporter, translated as METQAQAGVRYALGAAALFGASTPAAKLLLKHLSPLMLSASLYLGAAIALSAYRLLGWSASRETPIGRDDIPAIAGIIFFGGILGPVLMLYGLQRISAFTGSLLLNLEGPFTALIAVGLLGEHLGTREKLAATAIMLGGMLVSLEPGYLGGSWLGAVEVAGACLSWGVDNNLTRHLSLRDPVAVARIKTSAAGLCVLALALLHDGARIPALTALLLAGCVGALCYGLSITLDVKALRMLGAAREAAYFATAPFVGALFSLVVFRGLPNPSELAGTVLMIAGVLVLVREKHAHLHPHEAMLHEHLHVHDDHHQHEHDEVVAEPHSHAHVHEPLTHAHSHTPDLHHRHRH; from the coding sequence TTGGAGACGCAGGCGCAGGCTGGCGTTCGCTACGCGTTGGGCGCGGCGGCGCTCTTTGGAGCAAGCACTCCGGCAGCGAAACTGCTGCTCAAACATCTCTCGCCCTTAATGTTGTCTGCTTCCCTGTACCTGGGAGCCGCCATCGCTCTCTCGGCCTATCGCTTGCTCGGTTGGTCAGCTTCGCGCGAGACGCCAATAGGTCGGGACGATATTCCCGCGATCGCCGGAATCATCTTCTTTGGCGGAATTCTCGGACCGGTGCTGATGCTCTATGGTCTGCAACGAATCTCGGCATTCACCGGGTCGCTTCTGTTGAATCTCGAAGGCCCGTTTACGGCACTGATAGCCGTTGGCCTTTTAGGCGAACACCTCGGTACCCGTGAGAAGCTTGCGGCCACGGCGATCATGCTGGGCGGAATGCTGGTCAGTCTTGAGCCCGGTTACTTAGGTGGCAGTTGGCTAGGTGCAGTAGAGGTCGCGGGAGCGTGCCTAAGTTGGGGCGTCGATAATAATCTGACGCGGCATCTTTCGTTGCGCGATCCGGTTGCGGTCGCCCGTATCAAGACCTCCGCCGCCGGCCTGTGCGTGCTGGCGCTGGCCCTCTTGCACGATGGCGCGAGAATACCCGCACTGACGGCCTTGTTGCTTGCCGGCTGCGTGGGCGCCCTCTGTTATGGCCTCAGCATAACTCTGGACGTCAAAGCGCTTCGGATGCTCGGTGCGGCCCGGGAAGCCGCATACTTTGCGACAGCTCCTTTCGTTGGAGCTCTGTTTTCGCTGGTCGTGTTTCGTGGGCTCCCCAACCCATCTGAACTCGCGGGGACAGTGCTGATGATTGCCGGTGTACTGGTTTTAGTGCGCGAAAAGCACGCCCATTTGCACCCGCACGAAGCAATGCTCCACGAACATCTCCACGTGCACGACGACCATCACCAGCATGAGCATGACGAGGTCGTCGCCGAGCCACATTCGCATGCACACGTACATGAACCATTGACCCACGCTCACTCTCACACCCCCGATCTGCACCACCGCCACCGGCACTGA
- a CDS encoding chromate resistance protein ChrB domain-containing protein, with translation MAERGEPRWLLLIHQIPPKPDYFRVKVWRRLQKIGAVAIKNSVYVLPKNDQALEDFQWTLREITEGGAEGSICEADFIDGLSNDQVEVLFRAARDADYAAIAEEARELARALQPRSKSNVDHGPSLQTAVERLRRRLSEVVAIDFFDALGRQPAEGLVSELEARFGGAAREQPASRANAAEFRGRVWVTRKGIHVDRMASAWLIRRFIDPKAEFRFVAARGYRPQKDEIRFDMFEAEFTHQGDRCTFEVLLERMGLGTAPLRAIAEIVHDIDLKDTKFGRPEVAGIDRLITGICTAHKDDDTRLVRAVALFDDLHESFARRSR, from the coding sequence ATGGCTGAGAGGGGCGAACCGCGCTGGCTGCTGCTCATCCATCAGATCCCACCCAAGCCGGACTACTTCCGGGTCAAGGTCTGGCGTCGCCTGCAAAAGATAGGCGCCGTCGCAATCAAAAACTCGGTCTATGTCCTGCCGAAGAACGATCAGGCGCTTGAGGATTTCCAATGGACGCTGCGCGAGATCACGGAAGGTGGGGCTGAGGGTTCGATATGCGAGGCCGATTTCATCGATGGCCTGTCGAACGATCAAGTCGAGGTGCTGTTCAGAGCCGCACGCGATGCGGACTACGCGGCGATCGCAGAGGAGGCGCGCGAGCTCGCGCGGGCGCTGCAGCCGCGCAGCAAATCCAATGTCGATCACGGACCGAGCCTGCAAACTGCGGTTGAACGTTTACGTCGGCGACTTTCCGAAGTGGTTGCGATCGATTTCTTCGATGCCCTCGGGCGCCAACCTGCCGAGGGGCTAGTTTCCGAACTGGAGGCGCGCTTTGGCGGGGCCGCGCGGGAGCAGCCGGCTTCCCGCGCCAACGCCGCGGAGTTTCGAGGCCGCGTTTGGGTGACCCGCAAGGGCATCCACGTGGACCGTATGGCGTCGGCGTGGCTGATTCGCCGCTTCATCGACCCGAAGGCGGAGTTCAGGTTTGTGGCTGCGCGAGGTTATCGGCCACAGAAGGACGAGATCCGCTTCGACATGTTCGAAGCTGAGTTCACCCATCAGGGCGACCGGTGCACCTTCGAGGTTCTACTCGAGCGAATGGGGCTGGGCACGGCTCCGCTGCGAGCGATCGCCGAAATCGTCCACGATATTGACTTGAAGGATACAAAGTTCGGGCGCCCCGAGGTCGCAGGCATCGATCGGCTCATTACCGGCATATGCACTGCTCACAAAGATGACGACACCAGGCTCGTGCGAGCCGTCGCACTCTTCGATGATCTCCACGAATCGTTTGCAAGACGGAGCCGATAA
- a CDS encoding thioredoxin family protein, with protein MADKRRVEVFGAGCAVCDETVAMVRRNACSSCEVEVLDMRDPAVAARAKSLGVRTVPAVVINGRLGACCTGAGPAEATLRAAGVGTPLP; from the coding sequence ATGGCAGACAAACGACGAGTCGAGGTGTTCGGCGCGGGATGCGCTGTCTGCGACGAGACGGTCGCGATGGTAAGGCGAAACGCGTGCAGTTCGTGCGAAGTCGAGGTGCTCGATATGCGCGATCCGGCGGTCGCGGCGCGGGCGAAGAGCCTCGGCGTTCGCACTGTCCCCGCGGTCGTAATCAACGGCAGGCTTGGCGCATGCTGCACCGGCGCAGGGCCCGCGGAAGCCACGCTCAGGGCCGCGGGTGTCGGCACGCCGCTTCCGTGA
- a CDS encoding VirB8/TrbF family protein has translation MAANPYVQGWREWDERYADLVLGKRNWQIASACSLLVSLVLAIGIVWLALRSRYVPYVVVTDRLGQAITIPKPLTPASMPVVAARMTRWEIEAFIRDARSVSSDPAVEQERLASLHAHAQGAADRFLDDYYHSDNFAHNPFEIAKKRTIAVRMNSILQVSPQSYEVHWVEESPLTRGFHAGTSYFESFLPPNAAPALRRSNFPTPAVSVRHVASS, from the coding sequence ATGGCCGCGAATCCATACGTGCAGGGATGGCGAGAGTGGGACGAACGCTATGCCGATCTCGTTCTCGGTAAGCGCAACTGGCAGATCGCGTCGGCCTGCTCGCTGCTCGTCAGCCTCGTGCTCGCGATCGGCATTGTCTGGCTCGCGCTCCGCAGCCGCTATGTCCCATATGTCGTCGTAACCGATCGACTCGGACAAGCGATCACGATTCCGAAGCCGCTGACGCCGGCTTCGATGCCGGTTGTCGCAGCCAGAATGACGCGCTGGGAGATCGAGGCCTTTATTCGCGACGCGCGTTCCGTCTCGAGCGATCCGGCAGTCGAGCAGGAGCGACTCGCGTCCTTGCATGCTCATGCACAGGGCGCGGCGGATCGCTTCCTCGACGACTACTACCATTCGGACAACTTCGCCCATAACCCATTCGAGATCGCCAAGAAGCGGACCATCGCGGTGCGGATGAATTCGATCCTCCAAGTTTCGCCACAGAGCTACGAGGTCCACTGGGTCGAGGAGAGCCCGCTGACCAGAGGGTTCCACGCAGGCACGTCCTACTTCGAAAGTTTTCTCCCTCCGAATGCAGCGCCGGCCCTTAGACGGTCGAACTTCCCGACGCCCGCAGTCTCCGTCCGCCACGTTGCCTCCTCTTGA